AACACGCTTTCCCGGATCCACGCGAACTGGCCCAGCCCGTAATAGATAAGGAACAACTGCACCAGCAGCGGCGTACCGCGGAAAAACAGGACATAGACGCGAGCAACGCCGCGTAACACGGGATTGCCGCCAATCTGCATTAACGCCAGACCGAGCGCCAGAAAGAACCCAATAAATACGGAGCCGATCGACAATTGCAGAGTTAAAGGAATACCGGGAATAATTTCCAGAAACGTTTCATAAATAAAAGGAAAATCCATCAGCGTTTCACACCCCGGGAATAATGAGCTTCTGTCCGGCGCATGATCCAGCCGGAACAGATGGAGATAAGCAGATACAGCATTGCCGCCGCCATAAAGAAGTCAAACGGTTTGCCCGTCGACCCCGCGCCGGTCTGCGACTGGGTCAGTAATTCGGCGACGCCGGTGACCGACACCAGAGCCGACGCCTTCAGCACCAGTTGCCAGACATTGCCCAGCGCCGGGATCGCATGACGCAACAGCAGCGGCATGATGATGCGCTTCAGACGCAGCATGGTTGACATCCCGCAGGCTTTGGCGGCTTCAATTTCACCTTTGGATACGGCATAAAACGCGCCGCGATACACTTCTGTCTGCTGTGCGCCGGAGGAAACGCCGACGGCGATGACCCCGGCGACAAAACCGGGAAGCCCCAGAAATTCATTACTGCCGAATAATCTGGCAAGCATGGTTAATGCCGAGCTGCCGCCGAAATAAAGTAAGTAGATGATTAGCAGATCAGGCACGCCACGGATGATGGTGGTATAGCCGTCGGCAAGATAACGTACCGGACGATTACCGCAAATTTTTGCCCAGGCGCCGAGCGTACCGATTAGTGCGCCAATCAGGAATCCACCGCATGACAGTGCGAGCGTCATTCCCGTACCCATTAATAATAATTTCCCCCAGCCATTTTCACCAAAACTGATGAGTTGCCAGAAAGTCACTTCTTCCACAGATAGCTCCCAACTATTTTATTGTTCCGTGATCAATCGAGGTTGTGATCAGAACGTTTTTTGTGATCAGAGGACCGCACACCCTGTTCGGGAACGACGATGTAGACAGGTAATTTTTCAGATCCACGCAGCACGATACGCATGAACCGCGATAAGCCGGTTTTTAGCCGGGTATTACTCTGTTGTTCTGTAAAAATACTTAGGAGACAAAGCAACATTCGGGCCACTTTTCCGCTGTCCTGTTATTGCTTATCTATTCATATATTTTGCTTATTAATTAATATGAATTTAATTAAAAAGTGGCAGATACGGTGCAAAATAGGGGCAACAATGGCAGGTGTTGAGGCAGGTTTTGACTGTGATGGTGCATTGTATGCACTGTTGTGGTGCTGTGTGTTATTTTGGTGCGCTCGTATCGGCGGCCACCGTCCGGCAGCGGTGTTCAGATGGTGGCCTGATAACAAAATGTTCGGCGGTTATTCTGACCGTTGGGTAAACCAGTTCAGTTTTTCTCTCAGGCCGACAACGTTGCCGACAATGATTAAACTCGGACTGACGGCCT
This window of the Brenneria goodwinii genome carries:
- a CDS encoding ABC transporter permease; the protein is MEEVTFWQLISFGENGWGKLLLMGTGMTLALSCGGFLIGALIGTLGAWAKICGNRPVRYLADGYTTIIRGVPDLLIIYLLYFGGSSALTMLARLFGSNEFLGLPGFVAGVIAVGVSSGAQQTEVYRGAFYAVSKGEIEAAKACGMSTMLRLKRIIMPLLLRHAIPALGNVWQLVLKASALVSVTGVAELLTQSQTGAGSTGKPFDFFMAAAMLYLLISICSGWIMRRTEAHYSRGVKR